The Methanobacterium sp. genome has a segment encoding these proteins:
- a CDS encoding protein-L-isoaspartate O-methyltransferase, which translates to MENERIELVRRLSEMGYIKTEKVRKAMEKVPREEFLPASNRPYAYADQPLPIGEGQTISAPHMVAMICEILSLEEGMKVLEIGTGFGYNAAVVAEILGKKGHLYSIERIESLAETAKENLKRTGYSENITVILGDGTKGYSEEAPFDRIYGTASAPKLPEPLKEQLKIGGILLIPVGEHRYLQDLICITRKSEEEFDKKSIGGVAFVPMIGDHGWPENKL; encoded by the coding sequence ATGGAAAATGAAAGAATTGAACTTGTAAGAAGACTTTCAGAAATGGGATATATTAAAACAGAGAAAGTTAGAAAGGCAATGGAGAAAGTTCCAAGAGAAGAATTTCTACCCGCTTCAAATAGGCCTTATGCATATGCTGATCAACCTCTTCCGATTGGAGAAGGTCAAACTATCTCAGCACCTCACATGGTGGCAATGATATGTGAAATACTTTCCCTGGAAGAGGGTATGAAAGTTTTAGAAATTGGAACTGGTTTTGGATATAATGCTGCTGTTGTTGCAGAAATACTAGGCAAAAAAGGACATTTATACAGTATAGAAAGAATAGAATCTCTTGCAGAAACAGCAAAAGAAAATTTAAAGAGAACAGGATACTCTGAAAATATAACAGTAATTCTGGGAGACGGAACAAAAGGATATTCTGAAGAAGCACCTTTTGATAGAATATACGGCACTGCCAGTGCCCCTAAATTACCAGAACCATTAAAAGAGCAGCTTAAAATTGGTGGAATTCTGTTAATTCCTGTTGGAGAGCACAGATATCTTCAGGACCTTATCTGTATTACCAGAAAATCAGAGGAAGAATTTGATAAAAAATCAATTGGCGGAGTTGCTTTTGTTCCTATGATAGGAGATCATGGATGGCCTGAAAATAAACTTTAA